Below is a genomic region from Bdellovibrionota bacterium.
GAAATAACACTTTTTCTCTTGGGGATTTTAGTCGAGGTAGGTAGCCTTAGGTATTGATAAATGTTTGAGCACGAACAAATGGACGTTCACCGCTCAATTTGAAGTACCACGGAGGGGAAATCATGAAAAAAATCATATTGTCTGTCGTCTTGCTTGCTGCATCAGCAGCATTTGCTTCACAAAATAATGTGAAGGCTAACGAAGAGTTTCTAGTTAAATTCACTCAAGAAGGAATGAAAGTTAAAGCTCAATTAATGAACAGCTTTTCAGACGCTGGCTCATCCATTGAACAACTTCCTTTAGAGCAATGGATCCTGGTTAAAGCGCAAAGCAAAGAACAAGCGAATGCTATCAATTCTTTGAAGAGCCAAAAGAACATCATCGCACACGTTCAACCTAACTATAAGTTGTACGCGGCAAACAGATTCCAAAACAAAGCTGCTGCAAAAGCGCTTAATAAAGCTCCAAGCCAATTTCAACCACAACAAGAATTCCCAGGTATGGATGCTCCTAAGCCAGATAATCCTGAAATCCCCGCAGCACAACCAGTATCTGGTTCGGGCGCGGATCCAGAATTCAGCAAACAATGGGGCATGGTTGATAACAACGTAAAAGACGGTTGGTCAAAAGCTAAAGGCGATAACGTCATCGTAGCGGTGATCGATACTGGCGTTGATTATGAACACGAAGACCTTCTTCCAAATCTTTGGAGAAATTCTAAAGAAATCGCTGGTAACAATATTGATGATGACAACAACGGATACATTGATGACCTTGTTGGTTGGGACTTCGTTTCTAACGACAACAAGCCTTACGATTTTAAAACAGACCTTATCACAATGTTAACTTCAGGCGGAAACCCTGGTCACGGGACACACTGTGCAGGTAACGTTGCAGCTCGCGGCGACAACGGTAAAGGTATCGGTGGTGTTGCTCCAAACGCAAAAATCATGATCTTAAGATTCCTTTCTGAAAAAGGTTCTGGAACAACTGCGGATGCGGTAAAAGCTGTGAAGTACGCAGTTGATAACGGCGCAAAAGTTCTTTCAAATTCTTGGGGTTCATCTGGTGAAGATCCAAATGATGCTGCTGGAAACCAAGCTTTAAGAGATATCGTTCAATATTCTATGGATAAAGGAACTCTCTTTGTTGCGGCGGCTGGTAACGGTGACCAACAAGGTAAAGGTTATGATAACGATACAAACAGTGCTCCTGCATACCCTGCTTCATACACTCATGAGAACATCATCAGTGTTGCGGCTCTAGATGCAAACAATGCTCTTGGTACATTCTCTAACTGGGGTGCAAAATCAGTTGATATCGGAGCTCCTGGAGTAAAAGTATTCTCTACCATTTCTGGTGGTGGATATTCTGACACAGTTGCGGATCTTTCATTCTTAGGAATGGGCGTAGTGACTTGGGATGGTACCTCTATGGCTACTCCACACGTTGCTGGTGCTGCGGCTCTTTACTGGTCAAAGAATCCAACGGCAACTTGGAAAGATGTTAAAAATGCTCTAATGACATCAGTAACATCTATCTCTGCTGTTCAAGGTAAAGTGACTTCGAACGGTAAAATGAATGTTCAATCATTAATGAACAAATAGTTCATAACCTAATTAGGATGAACAAATAATCGGATGAATAAATAATTCTGCGGAAGACTATAAGTTACTCTGATAAGGAGTAACTTTTATTCCAGAGAATGCCAAAGGGAGCTAAGTATAAATTACTAGCTCCCTTTTTATTTTTGTAGAAGTCATCCTTATCACCTATTTTCTCCTCAACTACTAAGAGGGGAATATTATGAAAATCTTTGCAAATTTAATGCTTGTTGTTACGGCAGCGACTTTACTGACGTCATGCAATTCGATGGACGATCAGACGATCGTGATCCCAGAAAGACAATCATTGGCCAATCCAAGTGTTGTGAAAAGGGACTTTAAAAGAATCAATTCTCAACACAAAGTTCTCGTGGGAATCATTGATTCCGGTGTGGATTACAATCAACCTCTTTTGGTTGAAAATATCCACTTCAAGTTGAATGACTTCGTATCATTACCTTCGGGCTTTGGTTACGATGTCTCCGGCGAAGACGTTTGGGCATCCCCTTTTATTGCGAGAACTTCGGATTATAATCCGGAGATTGGCCCAACCGAAAAACTAAAATCACAAACTGAAGCAAATAACATTGCTCAACTATTGAGAGAAAATCCTGAGTTTGAAAGCTTCCTTAATCCTCTCAGACATAATGTCCAAGAAATTGAAACTTCCGCTTACCATGGAACTCATGTGGCAGGACTTGCTTCATATGATGATCCTGAAATTGGAATATTGGGTTACCGCGTAATTCCTTTTAGCAGTAAATATAAAAATGGCGAACTTCTCGAACAAGATATGGGAGATTTATTTATTGACCAAATCATTGCTGGTTCTAGTGCAGCAGTTCGGGACGGCGCAAGAGTGCTCAATATGTCATTGGGTATGATCGTAGATAAAAATTACGAAGATCTAAAAAAGTCAGAAGAAAGTGAAACCAAACACAAAGCAAGAGTGGCGAAACTCCGACAATTCGCTCTCGCAAATCCCGACGTCGTGATTGTGGTTGCGGCGGGTAATGATGGGAAATGGGTCGACCAAGATGCTAGATTAGGTTTGCCTTGCGGAACAGATGCGCCTAACATTCTGTGCGTGGGCGCGACGGATGAGAATGGGAAAATCGCGAGTTTTACAAATATTCTGATGACAGAAGGAGCCTTTATTTTTGGCTATGGCGTAAATGTCTTGTCTACGGTTCCTGAGTCTCTCCACGTCAAAATCTGTTTCTCAACTTGCAAATCAAGAGACGTTCAACAACATCGATTCTAAAGCAAAACTTGTAGCTGCCCTTAGAGAAGAGTGCCGAGATACAACGCTGACAGAGTTGAGCGGAACTTCGATGGCTTCACCGATCATCGCCAGACAAGTGGCCAAGATTTTGATTGAGAAACCCACACTGAGTGGCGCTCAAGCCATCCAAACATTATTGTCAAAAGCTCAAAGCTACAAACTGGGTGCGGCTCAATTTGCAAGCCTTCGAGTTGAAAAACCATCTTGGTCGAAAAAACCTAAGAAAGGTTTATGGTTACGTAGAAATTCTTTAAATGTTGAGAAAGAGTATTTTGACTTTATTGTTCCGCAATCGAACTAACTTAGACCTTACGCACCTGTAAAATCTAAAAAGAAAGGAGCTTCTGGCTCCTTTCTTAGTAATAACTACCGATATTAGAACAATTAAAACAGTAAAACCTAGATTTTTAATTTTTAAGCATATAATCTCTTTCAATTAAACGAAAGAGATGTGCACACTAATGGATACCAAAAAATTTACTGATCTGAACCTTATAGAGCCTATTTTAAAGGCTATTACTGAGACAGGCTACACCACACCCACACCAATTCAGCAACAGGCGATCCCTCCTCTCTTGGAAGGAAAAGACCTTTTAGGTTGTGCGCAAACTGGAACCGGTAAAACGGCAGCTTTTGCTTTACCCATTTTACAACGTTTGGCCACCAACCAAAAAAGACCAGAACCAAAATGTCCAAGAGCACTGGTGCTTACCCCGACAAGAGAACTGGCGATTCAAATCTTCGATAGCTTTAAAACCTACGGAAAAAATCTCAAACTCACCCACACCGTTATCTTTGGTGGAGTTGGCCAGGGGCCTCAAGTAAAGGCTCTTCGAAATGGCGTGGATGTTTTGGTTGCTACTCCAGGAAGACTTTTGGATTTGATTGAGCAAAGATGTTTGAGATTGGATAAAGTTGAGATTTTTGTTTTGGATGAAGCTGATAGAATGCTCGATATGGGATTCATTCATACGATCAGAAGAATTTTAACTATGCTCCCAAAGCAACGCCATAATCTTTTTTTCTCGGCAACCATGCCACAAGATATCGTGAAGCTTGCAGATTCCATGTTAGTGAATCCAACAAAAGTGGAAGTGACT
It encodes:
- a CDS encoding S8 family peptidase — its product is MKKIILSVVLLAASAAFASQNNVKANEEFLVKFTQEGMKVKAQLMNSFSDAGSSIEQLPLEQWILVKAQSKEQANAINSLKSQKNIIAHVQPNYKLYAANRFQNKAAAKALNKAPSQFQPQQEFPGMDAPKPDNPEIPAAQPVSGSGADPEFSKQWGMVDNNVKDGWSKAKGDNVIVAVIDTGVDYEHEDLLPNLWRNSKEIAGNNIDDDNNGYIDDLVGWDFVSNDNKPYDFKTDLITMLTSGGNPGHGTHCAGNVAARGDNGKGIGGVAPNAKIMILRFLSEKGSGTTADAVKAVKYAVDNGAKVLSNSWGSSGEDPNDAAGNQALRDIVQYSMDKGTLFVAAAGNGDQQGKGYDNDTNSAPAYPASYTHENIISVAALDANNALGTFSNWGAKSVDIGAPGVKVFSTISGGGYSDTVADLSFLGMGVVTWDGTSMATPHVAGAAALYWSKNPTATWKDVKNALMTSVTSISAVQGKVTSNGKMNVQSLMNK
- a CDS encoding S8 family serine peptidase, giving the protein MKIFANLMLVVTAATLLTSCNSMDDQTIVIPERQSLANPSVVKRDFKRINSQHKVLVGIIDSGVDYNQPLLVENIHFKLNDFVSLPSGFGYDVSGEDVWASPFIARTSDYNPEIGPTEKLKSQTEANNIAQLLRENPEFESFLNPLRHNVQEIETSAYHGTHVAGLASYDDPEIGILGYRVIPFSSKYKNGELLEQDMGDLFIDQIIAGSSAAVRDGARVLNMSLGMIVDKNYEDLKKSEESETKHKARVAKLRQFALANPDVVIVVAAGNDGKWVDQDARLGLPCGTDAPNILCVGATDENGKIASFTNILMTEGAFIFGYGVNVLSTVPESLHVKICFSTCKSRDVQQHRF
- a CDS encoding S8 family serine peptidase — translated: MSCLRFLSLSTSKSVSQLANQETFNNIDSKAKLVAALREECRDTTLTELSGTSMASPIIARQVAKILIEKPTLSGAQAIQTLLSKAQSYKLGAAQFASLRVEKPSWSKKPKKGLWLRRNSLNVEKEYFDFIVPQSN
- a CDS encoding DEAD/DEAH box helicase, which translates into the protein MDTKKFTDLNLIEPILKAITETGYTTPTPIQQQAIPPLLEGKDLLGCAQTGTGKTAAFALPILQRLATNQKRPEPKCPRALVLTPTRELAIQIFDSFKTYGKNLKLTHTVIFGGVGQGPQVKALRNGVDVLVATPGRLLDLIEQRCLRLDKVEIFVLDEADRMLDMGFIHTIRRILTMLPKQRHNLFFSATMPQDIVKLADSMLVNPTKVEVTPQATTVELIEQSVMYVDKSKKRDLLRALLAKPEFQRVIVFTRTKHGANRVAEILLKNRITTEAIHGNKSQGARQRALENLKSGKIRVLIATDIAARGIDIDGITHVINYEVPNISESYVHRIGRTARAGASGIAISFCDSEEKAFIKDIEKLIGRSIPVVTDHPYHSQDVANAKLLSKGKAKAAIEKMENGGGGGRKPGNRRRHSRGGGKKKW